The following is a genomic window from Parabacteroides johnsonii DSM 18315.
GGCACATCCGTTACCGGCGGATCTGCTCCGTCATTTATATTTGATCACGCCGAACGAAACGGAAGCGGAAATGATTACCGGCGTGAAGATCACAGATGAATCATCGGCTGGTGAAGCCGCCCGTGCCCTTTCGGGAATGGGAGTGCAGCATGTCATTATTACGCTGGGATCGAAAGGTGCACTTATTTATAGCAACGGAAAGGCCGAGATGGTTCCTGCCCTGAAAGTGGAAGCTGTCGATACGACTGCTGCCGGCGATGTGTTCAATGGTGCTCTGACTGTCGCCTTGTCCGAAGGGCGAAGCTTGAAAGAAGCCGCCCGGTTCGCTTGCAAGGCTTCGGCTATTTCGGTGACACGTGTTGGGGCGCAGTCGTCTGCTCCTTATAGGAACGAAGTGGATATTTTTGGTTGATATAAATCTTATCTTATTGCTAATCGTGCTTAAAGGTTATGTGTGTGCTGCCGATGAACAATATGTGACATTTATAAATTTAATAACATGAAGAAATCAATTCTTTTTATCTGTTTGGCTGCTTTGCTGGCGGCCTGTTCTGGAAAACCGGCTGCTACTGCTCCGGAAGAAACAATGGTGCAACCTGTCAATCTGATACTGGATACGGACTTGGGGCCGGATTATGACGATGTAGGTGCGATGGCTCTGATGCATGCGTTGGCAGATAGCGGGCAAGTGAATATTTTAGCGACTGTTTCGTCCAATAAGGACGAGCATGTCGTACCCTGCATAGAAGTGCTGAACACCTATTTCAAACGGCCGGATATCCCTGTCGGTGCTCCGAAAAGCGAAGGAGGTGCTTCGCTGACCACTTGGCATAAGACGAAGTGGACCGAAGAGCTTCCGGATCGTTATCCACATGAAACGGCAAAAACCTCGGATGCTCCGGATGCAGTGAAGGTCTATCGCCGGATTTTAAGTACGCAGCCGGATAGCAGCGTTGTGGTCTGTACGATCGGCTTTTTCACCAATCTAAAGGACCTTTTGCTTTCCGGTGGTGACGAGTATAGTCCGCTTTCCGGCCGTGATTTAGTTGCTAAGAAGGTGAAACGCGTGGTCTCGATGGCCGGTTTGTTTCCTGAAGGGAAAGAATTTAATGTCTATTGCGATACTCCGGCATCCCGTGTAGTGGCGGAGCAATGGCCTACAGAAATCATATTCAGTGGTTTCGAAATCGGGAATGTGATCTTTACCGGAAAGAAGCTGGTGCAGATGGATGTGAAGGGCAGCCCGGTGAAAGACGCCTATTTGCTTTGTTTTGCCGAAGGTGATCCGGACGGCCGGATGAGCTGGGACCTTACGGCTGTGCTGGTGGCCGTCAAGGGGTATGAACCCTATTATAATGTAGAGCGCGGGACATTCCGTGTCGTGAATGATGAAGGAGCCAATAGCTGGACACCGGACGGGAAAGGCAGAGACCTTCGCTTGATCGAGAAAGTACCGGCGGCGGAAATGGTTGTTCTGATTGAAAATTATATGATGCATCAACCTGTCTCAAAATAAGAAAGTTATGTTTATAGTACAAGATTATTCATTAGCGATCCTGTTTTGTGTTGTCACGATGCTCTGCTGGGGATCGTGGGGAAATACACAAAAGCTGGTCTCGAGGACTTGGCGGTATGAGTTTTTTTATTGGGATTATGTGATCGGCGTGTTGCTCTTTTCCATTTTTTCCGCTTTTACACTGGGTAGTTTCGGCTCTGAGGGACAAGGGTTTCTATTTAATTTGGCACAAGCCGATATGGGATCTTTAGGGAGTGCTTTCGTGGGTGGCATTGTCTTTAATGCTGCCAATATCTTGCTGTCGGCAGCTATTGCGATTTGCGGCATGTCGGTGGCTTTTCCGGTCGGGATCGGGCTGGCGTTGGTATTGGGCGTATTGGTTAACTATTTCGGAGCGGCTAAAGGAGAACCTTTGTACATCTTTATCGGCGTAGCCCTGATCACGGTTGCCATCCTGTTGAACGGGTTCGCGTATAAGAAAGCGTTGGTCGGATCGAAGAAAGTATCGGGTAAGGGTATCTTCATTTCTATCGCAGCAGGTGTGATCATGGCTTTCTTCTACCGTTTTGTTGCGGCTTCGAT
Proteins encoded in this region:
- a CDS encoding GRP family sugar transporter, which produces MFIVQDYSLAILFCVVTMLCWGSWGNTQKLVSRTWRYEFFYWDYVIGVLLFSIFSAFTLGSFGSEGQGFLFNLAQADMGSLGSAFVGGIVFNAANILLSAAIAICGMSVAFPVGIGLALVLGVLVNYFGAAKGEPLYIFIGVALITVAILLNGFAYKKALVGSKKVSGKGIFISIAAGVIMAFFYRFVAASMDLGNFAEPSPGKLTPYTAVFIFSLGVFISNFLFNTIAMKRPVEGGPVSISGYFKGNAKTHLVGMLGGVIWCIGQSFSMIASEKAGAAISYGLGQGATLVSALWGILIWHEFRGAPRSSDYLNAGMFVLFVIGLGFLIYAGA
- a CDS encoding nucleoside hydrolase translates to MKKSILFICLAALLAACSGKPAATAPEETMVQPVNLILDTDLGPDYDDVGAMALMHALADSGQVNILATVSSNKDEHVVPCIEVLNTYFKRPDIPVGAPKSEGGASLTTWHKTKWTEELPDRYPHETAKTSDAPDAVKVYRRILSTQPDSSVVVCTIGFFTNLKDLLLSGGDEYSPLSGRDLVAKKVKRVVSMAGLFPEGKEFNVYCDTPASRVVAEQWPTEIIFSGFEIGNVIFTGKKLVQMDVKGSPVKDAYLLCFAEGDPDGRMSWDLTAVLVAVKGYEPYYNVERGTFRVVNDEGANSWTPDGKGRDLRLIEKVPAAEMVVLIENYMMHQPVSK